One region of Primulina tabacum isolate GXHZ01 chromosome 17, ASM2559414v2, whole genome shotgun sequence genomic DNA includes:
- the LOC142531567 gene encoding chromatin modification-related protein EAF1 B-like isoform X3, which yields MGGILEGGVGIVCKSSPNRAVIEKVQTELRKEYDVREERKRELEFLEKGGNPLDFNLGNSASVSVQSTSFTNLQPNLVTSEPKGSFAFTASLYRETVESSGRLAAALCEPSSADNLKLFDAEHVYSEGDRNYFHPIRGNVVPPEQSLERDGSHKIREHGDSSAFGLPRKAYKRRHRSHSNRDGARSSSSDVNLALGSHGSSLPSHHAPGNVIGPLSDVENLDVSSNCNSKPGSPINGILCPDVCVDDHRFVEVNDAKAVGSTEDLIKGVSSQSALDATSSKIPLGLNKPSFSNAAKTPTKMDCNESVTMEEHEPREDTGKVENHSSCQMNGFITKKGDAITNDAHNGYAACRRNDFDSGSSYSQTNFDVDRNIDAETGTRISTIDSNGDIVGQNLGLEALVVGLRETKEAKIIDNFSGDEESASACVSHRQNGPSLQPEEEKIQGRSFLHDTNGMEAGGCGGSESGRKPIVPLVENSSPQSELFCTVIGNSIADLPEAGSSSKISTVSFNVQSPGNLKLESVDEESILKEAEIIEAKQKRIAELSTLTLTLEISLKPHWDYVLEEMAWLANDFAQERIWKLAASSQICNRAAFSSRVRKQEKSYSMKAKIVARTLVMAVMEYWHSVEKISKELEQPSQKDGAPAVQSYMARFLKYNNSNVLHYQVDVQLTLDKVSDSGVLDISLEDSLTEENLFYVIPLGAVVTYKKSIESLVAHYERIRSDVREEVETSACDLVADDSLYEDDDDTCTFGIPVASDDGKSSKFCQKKREYSTNAYGARAYGIGSDYLPMHISENKIVTQQFAFIAKRPGDSLNVLIPTKRMRTASRKILSPFGAGTSGCIQLPNKADASSGDTNSFQDDQSTLHGGSSLPINLEVELGGEFEKNLAFDSAEVSTKPKKKKVKHPTSAVEQRWLIHSNFHYDQLYIFHEGVLDQPMTKKIVQPLQDGSFDNASTVAGHLPSPLASQMSNMYHPNKFHKMLGGRERGRKSKVLKMPTGQPGSGTPWPLFEDQALVVMVHDMGPNWELVSDGFNSTMQFKCIFRNAKECKERHNILMDKTPGDGADSAEDSGSSQPYPSILPGIPKGSARQLFQHLKEPMVEDTLRSHREKIILIGQKLRYHKIQDPKQLQPPHSSHTMALTQVCPNNMGGGSVLSPLDLCDANVSGPDIPSLGYQGTYSSGLIISNQSSGAPTHPTFGASSALLGSSNMMLGNNFPSSPGPHSSVRDGRYGAPIPASLLIDEQQRIQQYNQIVSGRNGQQSNLSSSGALPGIDRGVRVPPSCSGMGMGCSSGSRPMARHGLHGFASSSSVNSGNMVSANMHHGIRCGPGNSSLRSREGSPMIRPGVSQDSQRQTRTPDLQMQVSPGSNQVISRSPFTNQTVSPPVSSYPLHHLQSHQISPQQAQVPNPRHPHFQGPPNLASNPQQQAYTIRLAKKRQLQQRFLQPPPPQQQFAASSSSIPHVQPQPHIPASSAVQNSQLVQSPANSLSVSVSPLTSPSSINTMSQQQQKHHTPTQGVVHNVQTGGSTLTSQTSKQPQKQQQPFIQTNRQHPQQRQQSQFQHQAKVDGVGRGNMMVHQNIQFDPTILSDSLMEAQESYTGSSINAVPPTMQYTSAQLSNHPLPRQKKYSSQASSSSKHLPQMISHSDTSQGHVPPIAPAPGLPAAHQSVTPLVATSSNHPQVIPNQKFTNQNQSALQKVVQSNQQFSSEARHKAHLRGSDTYQNSTSNSTEMEATTSLPQNQWHTSEPVNGSNVLNSATSLGSLVPKPANLSDTTLQSSQGHVQRLSSANLIPIRNDVSSQWQRQQPQVQHSHSPSPSPQQQSQIHQAGNAKFYGTPSDSRLE from the exons TGGAAATCCTCTAGATTTTAATCTTGGGAATTCTGCTTCAGTAAGTGTGCAATCAACATCATTTACAAACCTGCAACCTAATCTTGTGACCAG TGAACCAAAGGGTAGTTTTGCATTTACCGCATCACTTTATCGAGAGACTGTGGAAAGTAGTGGTAGACTTGCAGCTGCTCTCTGTGAACCCAGTAGTGCAGATAATCTCAAGTTATTTGATGCTGAGCATGTATATTCTGAAGGTGATCGAAATTATTTTCATCCCATTAGGGGTAATGTTGTGCCACCAGAGCAATCATTGGAAAGGGATGGGAGCCATAAAATCAGGGAACATGGGGATTCATCTGCTTTTGGGCTCCCTAGAAAAGCATATAAGAGACGCCATAGATCACACTCAAATCGTGATGGGGCTAGGTCTAGCTCAAGTGATGTAAATCTTGCGCTTGGCTCTCATGGATCTTCTTTACCTTCACACCACGCCCCCGGGAATGTAATAGGACCGTTATCTGATGTAGAAAATCTTGATGTATCCTCAAACTGTAATTCAAAGCCTGGAAGCCCAATAAATGGTATCCTCTGTCCAGATGTATGTGTAGATGATCATCGGTTTGTGGAGGTGAACGATGCAAAGGCTGTGGGATCAACCGAGGATCTGATTAAAGGTGTTTCTAGCCAATCTGCTTTAGATGCTACTTCTTCAAAAATTCCCCTAGGACTTAATAAACCATCGTTCTCAAATGCTGCAAAAACTCCTACGAAAATGGATTGTAATGAATCTGTTACAATGGAAGAGCATGAGCCAAGAGAAGATACTGGAAAAGTTGAGAACCATAGTTCTTGTCAGATGAATGGTTTCATCACTAAAAAGGGTGATGCGATAACAAACGATGCTCATAATGGCTATGCAGCATGTCGCAGAAATGATTTTGATTCCGGGTCTTCTTATTCCCAAACCAACTTTGATGTTGATAGAAATATTGATGCTGAAACAGGTACTAGAATCAGTACCATTGATTCAAATGGAGACATAGTCGGTCAAAATTTAGGCCTAGAAGCCTTGGTAGTAGGGCTAAGAGAAACTAAAGAGGCCAAGATTAttgataatttttctggtgatGAAGAGAGTGCCTCTGCATGTGTAAGTCATAGGCAAAATGGTCCCTCCCTCCAGCCTGAGGAAGAAAAAATTCAAGGTAGATCTTTTTTGCATGACACTAATGGCATGGAAGCTGGTGGCTGTGGTGGGTCAGAATCAGGGAGAAAGCCTATTGTCCCATTGGTTGAAAATTCTTCCCCTCAGAGTGAATTGTTTTGCACAGTCATAGGTAACTCTATTGCTGATCTTCCTGAGGCTGGAtcatcatcaaagatttctACCGTTTCCTTTAATGTCCAAAGTCCCGGAAACTTGAAATTAGAAAGTGTTGATGAAGAATCAATCTTAAAAGAAGCAGAAATCATAGAG GCAAAGCAAAAAAGAATTGCCGAATTATCTACTTTGACTTTAACTTTGGAGATTTCTCTTAAACCTCACTGGGATTACGTGCTTGAAGAAATGGCATGGTTGGCAAATGATTTTGCGCAG GAGCGTATTTGGAAATTAGCTGCAAGTTCTCAAATATGTAATCGAGCTGCTTTTAGTTCTCGGGTgagaaaacaagaaaaaagTTATAGCATGAAGGCTAAGATAGTTGCTCGTACCCTGGTGATGGCTGTCATGGAGTACTGGCATTCAGTAGAG aaGATAAGCAAAGAACTAGAGCAGCCAAGTCAAAAGGATGGTGCACCTGCTGTTCAATCTTATATGGCAAGATTTCTGAAATATAACAACTCAAATGTTCTGCATTACCAGGTTGACGTGCAACTTACCCTGGATAAAGTATCTGATTCAGGAGTCCTGGACATATCTTTGGAGGATAGTCTGACCGAA GAAAACCTCTTCTATGTGATTCCCCTCGGGGCTGTGGTGACCTACAAAAAATCAATTGAATCTCTTGTGGCTCACTATGAG AGAATTAGAAGTGATGTGCGAGAGGAAGTGGAGACATCTGCTTGTGATCTCGTGGCAG ATGATTCATTATATGAGGATGATGACGATACATGCACATTTGGCATCCCTGTGGCCTCTGATGATGGAAAGTCTTCAAAATTTTGCCAAAAGAAGCGGGAATACTCGACAAATGCATATGGTGCTAGGGCATATGGAATAGGTTCTGATTATTTGCCCATGCATATTTCAGAGAATAAAATTGTGACACAACAATTTGCCTTTATTGCCAAACGACCAGGCGACAGTCTCAATGTGTTAATCCCTACAAAACGAATGCGAACTGCTTCCAGGAAAATCTTGAGCCCATTCGGTGCTGGAACATCTGGATGCATTCAGTTACCAAATAAAGCAGATGCTTCCAGTGGTGATACCAATTCGTTTCAGGATGATCAGAGTACTCTGCATGGTGGATCTTCTCTTCCAATTAATTTGGAAGTTGAGTTGGGTGGCGAATTTGAAAAGAATTTGGCTTTTGACTCCGCAGAAGTTTCAACCAAACCTAAGAAGAAGAAAGTAAAACATCCG ACTTCTGCAGTTGAACAGAGATGGCTGATTCATTCCAATTTTCATTATGACCAG CTATACATTTTCCATGAAGGAGTATTGGATCAGCCCATGACGAAGAAGATTGTGCAGCCATTGCAGGATGGCTCTTTTGACAACGCTTCAACAGTTGCTGGGCATCTTCCTTCACCACTGGCATCCCAAATGAGTAACATGTACCATCCAAATAAGTTCCATAAAATGCTTGGTGGCCGGGAGCGTGGAAGGAAATCTAAAGTTCTTAAG ATGCCTACTGGGCAGCCAGGTTCAGGAACTCCATGGCCACTTTTTGAGGACCAG GCACTCGTTGTCATGGTACATGATATGGGTCCAAATTGGGAGCTTGTAAGTGATGGTTTTAATAGTACTATGCAATTTAAG TGCATATTTCGTAATGCTAAAGAATGCAAGGAGCGGCATAACATTTTGATGGATAAAACTCCTGGTGATGGAGCTGACAGTGCCGAGGATTCTGGGTCTTCGCAACCTTACCCTTCTATACTTCCTGGCATTCCTAAA GGCAGTGCCAGACAATTGTTTCAGCATTTGAAGGAACCAATGGTAGAAGATACCCTCAGATCTCATCGTGAGAAAATCATCTTAATTGGCCAGAAACTTCGTTATCATAAGATTCAG GATCCCAAACAACTACAACCTCCTCACAGCTCTCATACAATGGCTCTTACTCAAGTTTGTCCAAATAACATGGGTGGTGGTTCTGTTTTAAG TCCTTTGGATTTGTGTGATGCCAACGTGTCTGGCCCTGATATACCTTCTCTCGGGTATCAAGGAACGTATTCTAGTGGATTAATTATATCGAATCAAAGTTCTGGGGCTCCAACACATCCAACATTTGGTGCTAGTTCTGCGTTGCTGGGGTCCTCGAATATGATGCTTGGCAATAATTTTCCATCATCACCCGGTCCTCACAGTTCTGTCAG GGATGGTAGATATGGGGCTCCTATACCTGCATCATTATTAATTGATGAACAGCAAAGAAttcaacaatataatcaaataGTATCAGGTAGAAACGGCCAGCAATCCAATTTGTCCTCTTCCGGAGCTCTTCCAGGAATTGATCGTGGCGTTCGTGTTCCTCCCAGTTGTAGTGGCATGGGCATGGGGTGCAGTAGTGGGAGTAGGCCTATGGCAAGACATGGACTCCACGGCTTTGCCTCATCATCCTCTGTTAATTCTGGGAATATGGTGTCAGCAAACATGCACCATGGAATCAGATGTGGCCCAGGAAACTCGAGTTTGAGATCTCGTGAGGGTTCACCCATGATACGG CCTGGCGTGAGTCAGGATTCTCAGAGGCAAACGAGGACTCCTGATCTTCAGATGCAAGTCTCTCCAGGAAGCAACCAAGTCATATCTCGTTCCCCCTTCACTAACCAGACCGTGTCTCCACCAGTATCGTCATACCCCCTCCATCATCTGCAGTCCCATCAAATATCTCCACAACAGGCTCAAGTTCCTAATCCTCGTCACCCACATTTTCAAGGACCACCCAATCTTGCCTCTAATCCACAGCAGCAAGCCTATACAATTCGATTGGCTAAAAAAAGGCAACTGCAGCAACGTTTTCTGCAGCCGCCGCCACCACAACAACAATTTGCTGCATCCAGTTCATCTATTCCACATGTACAACCACAGCCCCATATTCCTGCATCATCTGCAGTGCAAAATAGTCAGCTAGTTCAATCCCCGGCAAATTCTTTGTCAGTATCAGTATCTCCTTTGACTTCACCTTCTTCAATTAACACAATGTCTCAGCAGCAACAAAAGCATCATACTCCAACTCAGGGAGTGGTCCACAATGTTCAAACAGGTGGTAGTACGTTAACCAGTCAGACAAGCAAGCAACCACAAAAGCAGCAACAGCCATTTATACAAACTAACAGGCAACATCCGCAGCAGAGACAGCAGTCACAATTTCAACATCAAGCTAAGGTTGATGGAGTTGGTAGAGGGAACATGATGGTTCATCAGAACATCCAGTTTGATCCAACCATTTTAAGCGATTCTTTAATGGAAGCTCAGGAGTCATATACTGGTTCATCCATTAATGCTGTGCCACCAACAATGCAATACACGTCTGCACAATTGTCTAATCACCCCCTTCCTCGGCAGAAAAAATATTCTAGTCAAGCATCCTCATCATCTAAGCATTTACCGCAAATGATTTCTCATTCTGATACCAGTCAAGGTCACGTTCCACCAATTGCTCCTGCTCCAGGTTTGCCTGCTGCCCATCAGTCTGTCACGCCTTTGGTTGCCACTTCTTCAAACCACCCACAGGTAATACCTAATCAAAAGTTCAcaaatcaaaatcaatcggCTCTCCAAAAGGTGGTTCAATCGAACCAGCAGTTTAGTTCGGAAGCAAGACATAAAGCACATCTCAGAGGTTCTGATACTTATCAGAACTCAACAAGTAACTCCACTGAAATGGAAGCAACAACATCATTACCTCAGAACCAGTGGCATACTTCAGAACCAGTGAATGGATCAAATGTGTTGAATTCAGCAACAAGTTTGGGGTCCTTGGTGCCCAAACCGGCAAACTTAAGTGATACTACACTTCAATCCAGCCAAGGACATGTGCAGAGACTATCATCAGCCAATTTAATACCTATTAGAAATGATGTGAGTTCACAATGGCAGCGGCAGCAGCCACAAGTGCAACATTCGCACTCTCCATCTCCCTCGCCTCAGCAGCAGTCGCAGATTCATCAGGCAGGGAATGCAAAATTTTATGGTACTCCTAGTGACTCTAGATTGGAGTGA